One stretch of Lytechinus variegatus isolate NC3 chromosome 17, Lvar_3.0, whole genome shotgun sequence DNA includes these proteins:
- the LOC121430537 gene encoding mucin-5AC-like isoform X1, with protein sequence MSSKMSTSGGGSCHADFLKVLCRLCGERIRHNRGWAYLRYKNILAKLGLDPACEDPDIHPEFVCLGCHLRLFYKKGKAAKTYGEITWERHSDDGACQTCKKGESAQRSGRPKKKIRTGRPRLDPKVAEERRKNRIRIPLPSPTVMTTRSRQKAQKIAVKASTSTAPGLNFQKVGCPKLRKLAPKGAQEVPNTRTSTAVFPVHAADSLPGIQETYFSLAQNTTLTSGGIETPMAFPLQNLQNSSCLTLQGAQPLSVNPLIQTIGPSLAPASYLIPSPSGLQGLSCTVLTQNPFTTLSGVHQVQNPMGLPLLQTPNVIPIIQSIQPSLFNPLLQATGLVPNLFPLVHPAGPLGIVPAVQPSLNLPVLPIDTTETSEGISSTTGTTTVPCSIAQPLDTSTNDLDDELSDGIAASPNPNHSTPCSIVEPLETSANILDDELSKDILANPSPSPSSIAGPSEALPNTEVDQEPQELPRFVLPSTLDKTICIDAFQKHDAGIKCKNCQKMIPLVHVDQHKFKCVPPSLALGDHNYMFSEEKDEKKRKARELRKRLLSKDKTPKVEEAEPVYDLVLIKRSLLEKLEDVINGK encoded by the coding sequence TTCCAAGATGAGCACCTCAGGTGGAGGCTCCTGCCATGCAGACTTTCTCAAAGTTCTTTGTAGGTTATGCGGTGAAAGGATCAGACATAACCGTGGATGGGCTTATCTGAGATACAAGAATATCCTTGCCAAACTGGGACTTGACCCTGCTTGTGAAGACCCTGATATACACCCAGAATTTGTTTGCCTTGGATGTCATTTAAGACTTTTTTATAAGAAAGGGAAGGCAGCGAAAACTTACGGGGAAATAACTTGGGAAAGGCACAGCGATGATGGTGCATGCCAAACGTGCAAGAAGGGGGAAAGTGCTCAGAGATCTGGACGTCCAAAGAAAAAGATACGCACTGGAAGACCACGTTTGGACCCAAAGGTTGCagaagaaaggagaaagaatcGGATAAGGATACCACTCCCATCTCCCACAGTCATGACCACCCGATCACGGCAGAAAGCCCAGAAAATAGCAGTAAAGGCCTCAACCTCAACTGCTCCTggtttaaattttcaaaaagttggaTGTCCCAAATTAAGGAAATTAGCCCCAAAGGGTGCACAAGAAGTTCCCAATACTCGGACCTCAACAGCAGTATTTCCTGTCCATGCTGCAGATAGCCTTCCTGGCATCCAGGAAACATATTTCTCATTAGCTCAGAACACTACTCTGACATCAGGTGGCATAGAGACACCAATGGCTTTCCCCCTGCAGAATCTCCAGAACTCTTCTTGCTTAACCTTACAAGGAGCGCAGCCATTGAGTGTCAATCCACTGATTCAGACAATTGGACCATCACTTGCCCCTGCTTCATATTTGATTCCTAGTCCAAGTGGCCTTCAAGGTCTTTCTTGCACTGTCTTGACTCAAAACCCATTTACGACATTAAGTGGAGTCCATCAGGTGCAGAACCCCATGGGACTTCCTCTGCTCCAGACACCCAACGTAATACCAATCATCCAGTCAATCCAGCCATCTCTGTTTAACCCTTTGTTGCAGGCCACAGGACTTGTTCCAAACTTATTTCCTTTAGTTCATCCTGCAGGGCCTCTTGGCATTGTACCAGCTGTTCAACCTTCACTTAACCTGCCAGTGCTTCCAATCGATACAACAGAGACAAGTGAAGGAATTTCCTCAACCACAGGAACCACTACTGTGCCTTGTTCCATTGCCCAGCCTTTGGATACATCTACAAATGATTTGGATGATGAATTAAGTGATGGTATCGCTGCAAGCCCAAACCCAAACCACTCTACTCCCTGTTCCATTGTTGAGCCTTTAGAAACATCTGCAAACATTTTGGATGATGAATTAAGTAAAGATATCTTGGCAAACCCAAGTCCCTCACCATCTTCCATAGCTGGACCTTCAGAAGCTTTGCCAAACACAGAAGTTGATCAGGAACCTCAGGAATTACCTCGTTTTGTCCTGCCCTCAACTTTAGACAAAACTATATGTATTGATGCATTCCAGAAACATGATGCCGGGATCAAGTGCAAGAACTGTCAGAAAATGATACCGCTTGTTCATGTTGATCAGCATAAGTTTAAGTGTGTCCCGCCCTCTCTCGCTCTTGGTGATCATAACTATATGTTCAGTGaagagaaagatgaaaaaaagagaaaagcgaGAGAACTGAGGAAAAGACTTCTCTCTAAAGATAAGACGCCCAAGGTTGAAGAGGCGGAACCTGTCTATGATCTGGTCTTGATAAAGAGGTCTTTATTAGAGAAATTGGAGGATGTTATCAATGGAAAATGA
- the LOC121430537 gene encoding mucin-5AC-like isoform X2: MSTSGGGSCHADFLKVLCRLCGERIRHNRGWAYLRYKNILAKLGLDPACEDPDIHPEFVCLGCHLRLFYKKGKAAKTYGEITWERHSDDGACQTCKKGESAQRSGRPKKKIRTGRPRLDPKVAEERRKNRIRIPLPSPTVMTTRSRQKAQKIAVKASTSTAPGLNFQKVGCPKLRKLAPKGAQEVPNTRTSTAVFPVHAADSLPGIQETYFSLAQNTTLTSGGIETPMAFPLQNLQNSSCLTLQGAQPLSVNPLIQTIGPSLAPASYLIPSPSGLQGLSCTVLTQNPFTTLSGVHQVQNPMGLPLLQTPNVIPIIQSIQPSLFNPLLQATGLVPNLFPLVHPAGPLGIVPAVQPSLNLPVLPIDTTETSEGISSTTGTTTVPCSIAQPLDTSTNDLDDELSDGIAASPNPNHSTPCSIVEPLETSANILDDELSKDILANPSPSPSSIAGPSEALPNTEVDQEPQELPRFVLPSTLDKTICIDAFQKHDAGIKCKNCQKMIPLVHVDQHKFKCVPPSLALGDHNYMFSEEKDEKKRKARELRKRLLSKDKTPKVEEAEPVYDLVLIKRSLLEKLEDVINGK; this comes from the coding sequence ATGAGCACCTCAGGTGGAGGCTCCTGCCATGCAGACTTTCTCAAAGTTCTTTGTAGGTTATGCGGTGAAAGGATCAGACATAACCGTGGATGGGCTTATCTGAGATACAAGAATATCCTTGCCAAACTGGGACTTGACCCTGCTTGTGAAGACCCTGATATACACCCAGAATTTGTTTGCCTTGGATGTCATTTAAGACTTTTTTATAAGAAAGGGAAGGCAGCGAAAACTTACGGGGAAATAACTTGGGAAAGGCACAGCGATGATGGTGCATGCCAAACGTGCAAGAAGGGGGAAAGTGCTCAGAGATCTGGACGTCCAAAGAAAAAGATACGCACTGGAAGACCACGTTTGGACCCAAAGGTTGCagaagaaaggagaaagaatcGGATAAGGATACCACTCCCATCTCCCACAGTCATGACCACCCGATCACGGCAGAAAGCCCAGAAAATAGCAGTAAAGGCCTCAACCTCAACTGCTCCTggtttaaattttcaaaaagttggaTGTCCCAAATTAAGGAAATTAGCCCCAAAGGGTGCACAAGAAGTTCCCAATACTCGGACCTCAACAGCAGTATTTCCTGTCCATGCTGCAGATAGCCTTCCTGGCATCCAGGAAACATATTTCTCATTAGCTCAGAACACTACTCTGACATCAGGTGGCATAGAGACACCAATGGCTTTCCCCCTGCAGAATCTCCAGAACTCTTCTTGCTTAACCTTACAAGGAGCGCAGCCATTGAGTGTCAATCCACTGATTCAGACAATTGGACCATCACTTGCCCCTGCTTCATATTTGATTCCTAGTCCAAGTGGCCTTCAAGGTCTTTCTTGCACTGTCTTGACTCAAAACCCATTTACGACATTAAGTGGAGTCCATCAGGTGCAGAACCCCATGGGACTTCCTCTGCTCCAGACACCCAACGTAATACCAATCATCCAGTCAATCCAGCCATCTCTGTTTAACCCTTTGTTGCAGGCCACAGGACTTGTTCCAAACTTATTTCCTTTAGTTCATCCTGCAGGGCCTCTTGGCATTGTACCAGCTGTTCAACCTTCACTTAACCTGCCAGTGCTTCCAATCGATACAACAGAGACAAGTGAAGGAATTTCCTCAACCACAGGAACCACTACTGTGCCTTGTTCCATTGCCCAGCCTTTGGATACATCTACAAATGATTTGGATGATGAATTAAGTGATGGTATCGCTGCAAGCCCAAACCCAAACCACTCTACTCCCTGTTCCATTGTTGAGCCTTTAGAAACATCTGCAAACATTTTGGATGATGAATTAAGTAAAGATATCTTGGCAAACCCAAGTCCCTCACCATCTTCCATAGCTGGACCTTCAGAAGCTTTGCCAAACACAGAAGTTGATCAGGAACCTCAGGAATTACCTCGTTTTGTCCTGCCCTCAACTTTAGACAAAACTATATGTATTGATGCATTCCAGAAACATGATGCCGGGATCAAGTGCAAGAACTGTCAGAAAATGATACCGCTTGTTCATGTTGATCAGCATAAGTTTAAGTGTGTCCCGCCCTCTCTCGCTCTTGGTGATCATAACTATATGTTCAGTGaagagaaagatgaaaaaaagagaaaagcgaGAGAACTGAGGAAAAGACTTCTCTCTAAAGATAAGACGCCCAAGGTTGAAGAGGCGGAACCTGTCTATGATCTGGTCTTGATAAAGAGGTCTTTATTAGAGAAATTGGAGGATGTTATCAATGGAAAATGA